The genomic DNA GCGCGTTGCGAAATTCTCGTGAATAGACGAAGCAGCATTTACCCCATCTATACCCGGGATCCTGTTTCACTCTCAACCAGATAGAGGAAACCGAATGACAAGCAAGAGCCCTAAACTATCCCGCCGTCGAAAAACCTATGGTGCAGTGAGCTTGCTGGCGATCGCCGGCCTGGCATTATCTTCATGCGCAGGTGACACAGGAGAAGCGGACGCAGATGAAGCGAACGCCGAAACGGAAGGCTTCGAATACGGCGCTTCCCAAGAAGAGGTCAACGAGGCCATCGCTGATTTAGAACCAGTTACGCTGACCTTTCAAAACGCAGCCCCTTCCGAAAACGCGCCAGCTGCTCAGCCTGTGCTGAAGTTTATGGAAGCAGTCGAAGAACGTTCCAACGGTCAAATCACCATCGAACCGGTCTGGTCGATGTCGGTTGCTAACTATCCCGAAGTTGTGGATGCGCTCCAAGATGGTCGAATCGACATGTCATATCACCTCGTCGGATATGAACCCCAGCGGTTTCCCGAAGCGACCGATATAGGTTCAGCGCTGGCGAATATTGAGTACTCCCCGATGGTGGGTGAGATGACAGCATACGCCGTAGGGGCCGAGATCGGATGGCAGAATCAAGGCCTTCTCGATAGCTATGAAGCAGAGGGCCTGACTCCGTTCGCGCCGTTTGTCGCCAACGGGGCGTATTCACTGAGCTGCAACTCTGAGCTCAGCACCGCAGAGGATATGGTTGGAGCCCAGATTCGTGCGGGCTCCCTCGCCCAAGCAAAGGCAGTGGAGCACTTCGATGCAACGCCCACAAGTATCGAATTTGCTGAAGCGTTCGAA from Enteractinococcus fodinae includes the following:
- a CDS encoding type 2 periplasmic-binding domain-containing protein gives rise to the protein MTSKSPKLSRRRKTYGAVSLLAIAGLALSSCAGDTGEADADEANAETEGFEYGASQEEVNEAIADLEPVTLTFQNAAPSENAPAAQPVLKFMEAVEERSNGQITIEPVWSMSVANYPEVVDALQDGRIDMSYHLVGYEPQRFPEATDIGSALANIEYSPMVGEMTAYAVGAEIGWQNQGLLDSYEAEGLTPFAPFVANGAYSLSCNSELSTAEDMVGAQIRAGSLAQAKAVEHFDATPTSIEFAEAFEALQRGTIDCDLSPMGAKEISGVYEAAPHLGYTTQASWPRFPAAYLAGSTFQELPLAYQQIIFDSQQLGLGNDVGNYINSNALFIDDTLSIDGTINEFDQEMQDELANFITVLQDEAIEAGTIDADTVTRIEELDEKWSSAISEMGYADEGEMDNLNEWYDPDTDYDEFSWAVYEESAAMNYRPGSGNGS